DNA sequence from the Candidatus Paceibacterota bacterium genome:
TTTGTTTTTCAAAAAGAGCGTAGTCATTGTTGCGCACTGCGGTATCTGAAGTGGCTCTGGCATCTTCGAGAAGCTTGTCTACTTTCGGGTTGGCATAGAGAGCGATATTTAAACCTGGATCGTTGCGCTGAGAAGAATCCCAGAAGGCAAAGAGGTCCATGTCTCTACCGATTGCCGTTCCAAAAAGCAAGGCATCATAATTGCGAGGACGGATCACGCTTTGGTTTAGATCAGAAAGATTAAAAACTTTGACGCTGACGTCTGCCCCCACCTGTCTCCAGATATTCTGCACAATGCTAGCCGTTTGCTTTAAGTCTGGTGCGTCAGAAGTAGAAATGGAAAAACGGAGCACTTGAGTGCTTGTCTGCTTTCCATTTTTTATTTGTTTGGTCATGATACCGTTTGCGTCCGGTTTCCAACCAGCTTTGGTGAGAATATCCCGAGCCTGGGCTATCAATTGGTCCTGGGTTGAAGAGGCCGTGTCAGCCGTTGAGCTGGCAAGACCATTGGCGGGAATGTTTGTAGAAAGGTCTGGCACGGCCCCGGTAGCAGGTATGCCATAGCCATCCAAAACAGTGTTTATCAGAGCCGTACGGTCGATGGCTATGTTTAAGGCCTGACGCACCTCTTTATTTACCAGCACGGTGGCTTGGTTTTGGTTGAAGAAAATGCCAAAGATTCGTGGAAGAGGGGTAGTCAAAACATGGGCCCCAGTTTTCACTAGTGATTGAGCCTCATCCGCCGTAATCCCATCTAGAGTGTCAATTTCACCCTTTTTATAAGCCTCAATTAAAGCTTGGTCACTTGTGTAAAAGCGGATGATAAGGTTGCTGATGTACGGCCTGCTTAGAGAGTATTGGGCAAAAGGAACGAGATGGTAATACTGATAGAGGCCGGACTTGTTTTTACTGGTAGTTTTTATGCGGTACGGGCCTGAGCCGATGGGTTCTTGATTGAAAATACTGATAGGCCAAAGGTCATCATCAATATCTTTCCAAATATGCTGAGGCAAAATACCAAGAGTGGTGTTTTCTAAAAAGGGCGAATAAGGTTTTTTCAAAATGAAATGAATTTCAGTTGGACTGATTTTGTCTATGACAACTCCATCCCAATTGGCAGCCTTTGGACTTTTGAGGGCAGGATCAGTGGCTTTTTGAATAGTGAATTCGACGTCGTCTGTAGTGAGAGGGGTACCGTCTTGGAAAGTGAGATTGTTTTTCAGAATAAAAGAATAGGTCAGACCGTCTTTTGAAACGCTGTAGGATTTGGCCAGGTCTGGTGAAAGAGTCCCGTCAGGGTTGGCTTTCATCAAGCCGGAATAGATAAGCGAGGTAAGGTCATTGCCGGCGTCGGTATAAGTAAAAAGAGGATTGATCAGACGAGGGTAGCCTACGATTCCTTCTTGAATGGTGCCACCGGAGACTGGCACTTCAGTCATAAATTGGTTGTTGATATTCCACAAGATGACCGCCGTACTAATCACCAAAGCCACGGCAAAAATCCCGAAAATAACTTTTTCAGTCAGGGAAAAACTAGCGAAGGCTTTTGAGATTTTGAGACGCATTTAATTAAAAAGTAAGGCGTAAAGGAGTAATGAGTAAAATGAGGAAATTTAAACGGCGTGGGCTGTATTTGGGACTAGATCAAGAGAGCGGCGACCGATGATGCGACAAATAGGACAGCTAGGACAATAGTGGCTACGAAAATAACCAGCTCAGGTCCTCGTCGGGTGTGATGGAGAGTGGCACTATCGCCACCACCAAAAGCCGCGCCTGTACTTGCGTCAGAGTGTTGGATGAGAATGGCGACTGTGAGCAGTACGGCCAATACAATCTGTATATAAGGTAGTGCGGAGACTATAACTTGCATCAGTGAGGAGAGTATAGCATAGGGTATAAATAATGCAATTGGCGTAGTTTTGATAGTTGACCTCTCATGGAGTTTTTCAATTATAGCTTTCTATACTTCTACTATTTTGCCAAATATAAACTGGCTGGGTATGACACACACTTCCGCCCTTTTTATATCAGTTGTCTTATTCTATTTCAGTTCCTATTTTCCAACCCCCCTTTTTAAAAGGATCAGGTTTTTGTGGGTCACCATAATCCCATTTTTTGTTGTTAGTTATTTTCTATTTTTTACGCAGTGGATTGTTAGTCAAGGAATAGGTATTCAATATTCTCTAGGTGCAGGATACATGTTTTATCAAGGTATCCTTTCGCTTTATTTTATCTCTAGTTTCATTGTTTTGTTTTTGCAGTATAAACATGCAACGGAACACTCAGTTAAAGAGCAGGTCCTCTCTATTTTTATTGGATCATTAGTTTCTGCTTCTCTCGGTTTAATCACAGACTTATTCTTACCTTTCTTTAGAATTTTTGACTACACGTGGCTCGGCCCGCTTTTTAGCTTAATCCTTGTAGTTTCTATTTTCGTTGCAATACTTAGATTCAGATTATTTAATATAAAAGTCATTACGACGGAAATTTTCTCACTCGTCTTAATTGTCATTCTCTTTGTTCAAATATTTACATCAAATAACACAAAAAGTTTGACGATGAACGCCATAATTCTCTTGGCTGTGACAATCTTCTCTTACCTTATAATTAAAGGCGTATACAAGGAAGTGGCCAATAGAGAAAAAATAGAACACCTTGCTGAGGAACTTGAAAAAACCAACGAGAGTCTACAAGAGCTTGACCAGCAGAAGT
Encoded proteins:
- a CDS encoding ABC transporter substrate-binding protein, coding for MRLKISKAFASFSLTEKVIFGIFAVALVISTAVILWNINNQFMTEVPVSGGTIQEGIVGYPRLINPLFTYTDAGNDLTSLIYSGLMKANPDGTLSPDLAKSYSVSKDGLTYSFILKNNLTFQDGTPLTTDDVEFTIQKATDPALKSPKAANWDGVVIDKISPTEIHFILKKPYSPFLENTTLGILPQHIWKDIDDDLWPISIFNQEPIGSGPYRIKTTSKNKSGLYQYYHLVPFAQYSLSRPYISNLIIRFYTSDQALIEAYKKGEIDTLDGITADEAQSLVKTGAHVLTTPLPRIFGIFFNQNQATVLVNKEVRQALNIAIDRTALINTVLDGYGIPATGAVPDLSTNIPANGLASSTADTASSTQDQLIAQARDILTKAGWKPDANGIMTKQIKNGKQTSTQVLRFSISTSDAPDLKQTASIVQNIWRQVGADVSVKVFNLSDLNQSVIRPRNYDALLFGTAIGRDMDLFAFWDSSQRNDPGLNIALYANPKVDKLLEDARATSDTAVRNNDYALFEKQ
- the secG gene encoding preprotein translocase subunit SecG, with product MQVIVSALPYIQIVLAVLLTVAILIQHSDASTGAAFGGGDSATLHHTRRGPELVIFVATIVLAVLFVASSVAALLI